Proteins from a genomic interval of Psychrobacter fulvigenes:
- the prfA gene encoding peptide chain release factor 1: MKESLRLRLDQMVDRYEEVTALLSDPGVISDNNKFRELSVEHSDLMDITTLWQNYVRAETDQADAESMLADASDPEMKEMMQEEIDSAREAILEMEEALNVMMLPKDPNDKVPAFLEIRAGTGGDEAAIFSGDLFRMYQKYAQTQGWTIEILSANEGEHGGYKEIISRISGNSVYGRLRWRKVSLSSTLESGAHRVQRVPDTESQGRVHTSACTVAVMPEVEIDDTVELNPADIKMDTFRSSGAGGQHVNTTDSAVRLTHIPTGTVVECQQERSQHKNRDKAMKMLVSKIQQAKVQAQVDVADSIRRDLVGSGDRSERIRTYNFPQGRMTDHRINLTLYKLDSIMEGDLDELLDALLREHQADLMASIGGGD; the protein is encoded by the coding sequence ATGAAAGAATCCTTGCGCTTACGCTTAGACCAGATGGTAGACCGCTACGAAGAGGTTACCGCCTTATTGTCCGATCCTGGTGTCATCAGCGATAATAATAAATTCCGTGAGCTGTCGGTTGAACACAGCGACTTGATGGACATCACTACTTTATGGCAAAACTATGTGCGTGCTGAAACGGATCAAGCCGATGCCGAGAGTATGCTGGCCGATGCATCAGATCCAGAAATGAAGGAGATGATGCAGGAAGAGATTGACAGCGCCCGCGAAGCTATCTTAGAGATGGAAGAAGCGCTCAACGTCATGATGTTGCCAAAAGATCCGAATGATAAAGTGCCTGCTTTTTTGGAGATTCGTGCGGGCACTGGCGGTGATGAAGCGGCGATATTCTCAGGTGATCTGTTCCGTATGTATCAGAAATACGCACAGACGCAAGGGTGGACGATAGAGATACTATCCGCCAACGAAGGCGAGCATGGCGGTTATAAAGAGATCATCAGCCGTATATCGGGTAACAGCGTTTATGGTCGCCTTCGTTGGCGGAAAGTATCTCTATCGTCCACCCTTGAGTCTGGTGCGCATCGTGTTCAACGTGTCCCAGATACAGAAAGCCAAGGCCGCGTACATACCTCTGCTTGTACCGTGGCAGTGATGCCAGAAGTTGAGATTGATGATACAGTAGAGCTCAATCCTGCCGACATCAAGATGGATACCTTCCGCTCAAGCGGCGCAGGGGGTCAGCACGTTAACACCACAGACTCTGCGGTGCGTTTGACTCACATTCCAACAGGTACGGTGGTTGAGTGTCAGCAAGAGCGTAGTCAGCACAAAAACCGTGACAAAGCGATGAAAATGCTGGTCTCAAAGATTCAGCAAGCCAAAGTACAAGCGCAGGTCGATGTGGCAGATTCTATACGCCGCGACTTAGTGGGTAGTGGTGATCGTTCAGAACGTATCCGTACTTATAACTTCCCCCAAGGTCGCATGACTGATCATCGTATCAACCTAACGCTGTATAAGCTTGATTCCATTATGGAAGGTGACTTAGACGAGCTGCTAGATGCTCTATTACGTGAGCACCAAGCGGACTTGATGGCAAGCATCGGTGGTGGAGATTAG
- the lysS gene encoding lysine--tRNA ligase, with protein sequence MSKPNNQNQNQNQNQNQNQEQAPTVEEANELIAQLQAKLDDIKASGKQPYPNDFKRTDFAQDLQTAFEGVSKQEIEDNAAKGEKTQVNVAGRVMLNRGAFIVIQDMTGRIQLYVARKELDEETLASIKSLDLGDVVGISGYIGRSGKGDLYVHIEEFQLLTKALRPMPNKFHGLADVEARYRNRHLDLMTNESTRDTFVVRSQVISGIRKFMLNARFMEVETPMMHPIPGGAVARPFVTHHNALDMPLYLRIAPELYLKRLVIGGFEKVFEINRSFRNEGVSTRHNPEFTMIEFYQAYADYHDLMDLTERLFNQLAMDILGTTELTYQGESISLKAPFARITMTEAIEKYAEDFDMSRIDDREYLADYVANTLKQPVNDVFGVGKLITIIFEETAEHQLRQPTFITEYPAETSPLARRNDDNPEITDRFELFIGGRELANGFSELNDPADQAERFRDQVAEKDAGDVEAMHFDEEYIEALSYGLPPTAGEGIGIDRLVMLFTDSASIRDVILFPHMRRKTD encoded by the coding sequence ATGTCAAAGCCCAACAATCAAAATCAAAATCAAAATCAAAATCAAAATCAGAACCAAGAACAAGCCCCAACTGTCGAGGAAGCCAATGAGCTTATCGCCCAACTGCAAGCGAAGCTAGATGACATCAAAGCTTCAGGCAAACAGCCTTATCCAAACGATTTTAAGCGTACTGATTTTGCCCAAGATCTGCAAACTGCCTTTGAAGGCGTCTCAAAGCAAGAAATTGAAGATAATGCTGCCAAAGGTGAAAAGACACAGGTCAATGTGGCTGGTCGCGTCATGCTCAACCGCGGCGCATTCATTGTCATTCAAGATATGACAGGTCGTATCCAGCTGTACGTTGCACGTAAAGAGTTAGATGAAGAGACGCTGGCTAGCATTAAGTCACTAGACTTAGGAGATGTGGTTGGCATATCGGGTTATATTGGTCGTTCAGGTAAAGGTGATCTTTATGTCCATATTGAAGAGTTTCAATTATTAACCAAAGCCCTGCGCCCAATGCCAAATAAGTTCCATGGCTTGGCAGATGTGGAAGCGCGTTATCGTAATCGCCATCTGGACTTGATGACCAACGAATCTACTCGTGATACTTTTGTTGTGCGCAGCCAAGTGATCAGCGGTATTCGCAAGTTTATGCTGAATGCGCGTTTTATGGAAGTCGAAACGCCGATGATGCATCCTATCCCTGGTGGGGCGGTGGCGCGTCCGTTTGTGACCCATCACAATGCACTAGATATGCCGCTATATCTGCGTATCGCGCCTGAGTTGTATCTAAAACGCTTGGTCATTGGTGGTTTTGAAAAAGTATTTGAGATCAACCGCAGTTTCCGTAACGAAGGTGTATCCACGCGCCATAACCCTGAATTCACCATGATTGAGTTTTATCAAGCGTATGCTGATTATCATGATTTGATGGATTTGACCGAGCGCTTATTTAATCAATTAGCGATGGATATATTAGGCACAACTGAACTGACGTATCAAGGTGAGAGCATCAGTCTAAAAGCACCGTTTGCGCGCATAACGATGACTGAGGCTATCGAAAAATACGCTGAAGACTTTGATATGTCACGCATTGATGACCGAGAGTACTTAGCTGACTATGTCGCCAATACGCTTAAGCAGCCAGTAAATGATGTCTTTGGCGTTGGTAAGTTAATCACTATCATATTTGAAGAGACAGCTGAGCATCAATTACGTCAGCCAACTTTTATCACTGAATACCCAGCTGAGACGTCACCGCTGGCACGCCGCAACGACGACAATCCTGAAATCACGGATCGTTTTGAGCTGTTTATCGGTGGTCGTGAATTGGCCAATGGCTTTAGTGAGTTAAATGACCCTGCTGATCAGGCGGAGCGCTTCCGTGATCAAGTCGCTGAAAAAGACGCAGGTGATGTAGAGGCCATGCACTTTGATGAAGAGTATATCGAAGCCTTGTCTTATGGCTTACCGCCAACGGCAGGTGAGGGTATCGGCATCGATCGCTTGGTTATGTTATTCACTGACTCTGCCAGTATTCGTGATGTTATTTTATTCCCGCATATGCGCCGCAAGACTGATTAA
- the dnaX gene encoding DNA polymerase III subunit gamma/tau: MTQQYQVLARKYRPKNFHELIGQTHVSQALINAIDYNRLHHAYLFTGTRGVGKTTIARILAKCLNCDTGVTSTPCGVCDNCVSIDQGRFIDLIEIDAASRTKVEDTRELLDNVPYAPSQGRYKVYLIDEVHMLSTHSFNALLKTLEEPPEHVKFLLATTDPQKLPITIISRCLQFVLRPLPQTLLSEHLANILTQEQVGFTQPALWQLASAAKGSVRDALSLTDQAIAFGQGGLDDVTVNAMLGLIDAADLVSLITDIYNHDKPAVAAHIEQMRAQMVDATSMFDGLAELLHQLALAQLLPEVALNVNEAQAQDINTLAQHISPDVLQLYYEIVVQAREGIKLASTPMQALEMCILRLLAFRPLPTNEILAEAPATTATATSTAPIENTFSTEPAKVSGHLASEAPTQAYDVDYQNQSKIESSTNYYADIEPVLDDSRSDIDELPTLINNSAPEPIVEPEPIVEPEPIVEPEPIVEPEPIVEPEPIVEPEPIVEPEPIVEPSRNDSQLISQSNDPRVLLRCPPQDLTGEWTPEKWDYWLQTAREAGSLATDELALARQGMMSGSCNGQSVFVTAVDSKHLQTTFEALAEKLQHQFPQAEIALQVDGSVMQDENKTPERRQRQRVAQASSVAETMLLESPVMQYLLSRGEGKMGKVKLT, translated from the coding sequence ATGACGCAGCAATATCAAGTCTTAGCGCGTAAATACCGACCCAAAAACTTCCATGAGTTAATTGGGCAAACGCATGTCTCTCAGGCGTTAATCAACGCGATTGATTATAACCGACTGCATCATGCTTATCTATTTACTGGTACACGCGGTGTTGGTAAGACCACCATTGCTCGCATCTTAGCTAAATGTCTGAACTGCGATACTGGTGTGACCAGCACGCCGTGCGGTGTCTGTGATAACTGTGTGTCGATTGATCAAGGCCGCTTTATCGATTTGATTGAGATTGATGCCGCCTCGCGTACCAAGGTTGAGGATACGCGCGAGCTGCTTGATAACGTCCCTTATGCGCCAAGTCAAGGTCGCTATAAAGTGTACCTGATTGACGAAGTGCACATGCTATCGACGCATAGCTTTAACGCGCTCCTCAAAACCTTAGAAGAGCCGCCTGAGCATGTCAAATTCTTACTCGCGACCACTGATCCACAAAAACTGCCGATTACCATTATCTCACGCTGCTTACAGTTTGTGCTGCGTCCTTTACCGCAAACCTTGCTCAGTGAACATTTGGCCAATATTTTAACCCAAGAGCAGGTGGGCTTCACGCAGCCTGCACTTTGGCAGCTAGCAAGTGCTGCCAAGGGCTCGGTTCGTGATGCACTGTCATTAACAGATCAGGCGATTGCTTTTGGTCAAGGTGGATTAGATGATGTGACGGTCAATGCCATGCTTGGCTTGATCGACGCTGCTGATTTGGTCAGTTTGATCACAGACATTTATAATCATGATAAGCCTGCTGTTGCCGCCCATATCGAACAGATGCGCGCACAAATGGTCGATGCGACCAGCATGTTTGATGGGTTGGCTGAGCTACTTCACCAATTGGCATTGGCTCAGTTATTACCTGAGGTTGCTTTGAATGTGAACGAAGCGCAAGCGCAGGATATTAATACGCTTGCCCAGCACATCAGCCCTGACGTCTTACAGTTATATTATGAGATTGTGGTACAAGCACGAGAAGGCATCAAGCTTGCTAGTACTCCCATGCAAGCGCTTGAAATGTGTATTCTACGCCTACTCGCATTTCGCCCGTTACCGACCAATGAAATATTAGCTGAGGCACCTGCCACCACGGCCACGGCGACATCAACTGCACCTATAGAAAACACTTTCTCTACTGAGCCTGCAAAAGTCTCTGGACACTTGGCATCGGAAGCACCGACGCAGGCTTATGACGTTGATTATCAAAACCAAAGTAAGATAGAAAGTTCAACAAATTATTACGCTGATATTGAGCCAGTTCTAGACGACAGTCGTAGCGACATTGATGAGTTGCCAACGTTAATTAATAACAGCGCGCCTGAACCGATTGTTGAGCCTGAACCGATTGTTGAGCCTGAACCGATTGTTGAGCCTGAACCGATTGTTGAGCCTGAACCGATTGTTGAGCCTGAACCGATTGTTGAGCCTGAACCGATTGTTGAGCCTGAACCGATTGTTGAGCCGAGTCGAAATGATTCTCAATTAATATCACAATCGAATGATCCGCGTGTACTACTACGTTGTCCACCGCAAGATCTAACGGGGGAATGGACGCCAGAAAAGTGGGACTACTGGTTACAAACTGCTCGTGAGGCAGGTAGCCTCGCAACAGATGAGCTGGCTCTGGCGCGTCAAGGCATGATGAGTGGTAGTTGTAATGGTCAATCCGTCTTTGTGACCGCTGTAGATAGCAAACACTTACAAACTACCTTTGAAGCATTGGCTGAAAAACTGCAACACCAGTTCCCGCAAGCGGAGATTGCTTTACAAGTAGATGGTAGCGTGATGCAAGATGAGAATAAAACCCCTGAGCGCCGCCAGCGTCAAAGGGTAGCACAAGCTTCTTCAGTGGCAGAAACGATGTTACTTGAGTCACCGGTAATGCAGTATTTGCTGAGCCGTGGAGAAGGGAAGATGGGTAAGGTTAAGTTAACTTAA
- a CDS encoding LysR family transcriptional regulator — protein sequence MLDNLRGMAVFASVVGHGSFSGSARELGITTSAVSQQIRSLENELGVVLLHRSTRKLSLTEAGASFYEAAKDVVSAAEQGRIKVNQLRDELAGSLRIATTPELGVNHILPALSTWMAAHDDLSITFLADNHYVDLIDERIDIAIRMSPSINDLTLSNHPLSDVRQVLVASPQYLRHHKKLESPKDLNEHQLICIEIMKDSNQLDFIQTETGKKTRLKMTSRIHTNNVFMATTLAKEGHGVVRMMEMDIKKELDNGDLVEVLTGYQLPSFVLYAVTLNREQQPAKVTRCLEVLKKYFHAG from the coding sequence ATGTTAGATAATTTACGCGGTATGGCCGTGTTCGCCAGCGTGGTCGGACACGGTTCTTTTAGTGGCTCAGCTCGTGAGCTTGGTATTACAACCAGTGCAGTTAGCCAACAGATTCGATCGTTAGAAAATGAGCTGGGCGTGGTGCTATTGCACCGTTCTACTCGTAAGCTAAGTCTAACCGAAGCCGGCGCGAGTTTTTATGAAGCGGCAAAAGATGTGGTCAGCGCTGCTGAGCAAGGTCGAATTAAGGTTAACCAGTTGCGTGATGAGTTAGCGGGCAGTCTACGTATCGCTACTACCCCTGAGCTGGGTGTCAATCATATTTTACCCGCCTTATCCACTTGGATGGCGGCACATGATGATTTAAGTATTACTTTTTTGGCAGACAACCACTATGTTGACTTGATCGATGAGCGTATTGATATCGCCATTCGTATGAGCCCTAGCATTAATGATCTAACATTAAGTAATCATCCCCTGTCTGATGTGCGTCAAGTGTTAGTGGCTTCACCGCAATATCTGCGCCATCACAAAAAACTCGAGTCTCCCAAAGACTTAAATGAGCATCAGCTCATTTGTATCGAAATCATGAAAGACTCCAACCAACTGGATTTCATACAAACCGAAACCGGTAAAAAAACACGGTTAAAAATGACATCACGTATCCATACCAATAATGTATTCATGGCGACGACTTTGGCCAAAGAAGGTCATGGTGTGGTCAGAATGATGGAAATGGACATCAAAAAAGAGCTTGATAATGGTGATTTGGTTGAGGTGCTCACGGGCTACCAATTACCAAGCTTTGTTCTATATGCCGTAACCTTGAACCGTGAGCAGCAACCTGCAAAAGTTACGCGCTGTTTAGAGGTATTAAAAAAATACTTTCATGCTGGTTAA
- a CDS encoding aspartate aminotransferase family protein: MSATYLMPTYNRQPISFTRGLGSWLYTKDDTPYLDALTGIAVCGLGHCHPQITEAIQQQAATLVHTSNLFGIEWQERAGASLCTAAGMDSVFFANSGAEANEAALKMARLYAYQQGFKRPKVIVMEQSFHGRTLLSVSATANPKAREGFFTLDDDFIRVPFGDIAAVKQAAADHDDICALFVEPIQGEGGLNTAINGFAYLEELQAECDAHNWLFMLDEVQTGNGRTGKYFAYQHSNARPDVLTTAKGLGNGFPVGACMVRGRANGLFGAGSHGSTYGGTPLASRVVHSVYDVLANSDIMSNAVTEGQFIRDSITDKLQAHGVSSRGAGMMIGIALPESIDCSKLVDRARDEQNLIINVTGGHVVRLLPPLNMKRNESEQVVERLLNLLNPLF; encoded by the coding sequence ATGTCAGCCACTTATCTGATGCCTACTTATAATCGTCAACCGATTAGCTTCACCCGCGGCTTAGGCAGTTGGTTATATACCAAAGATGATACGCCCTATCTAGACGCGCTCACAGGCATCGCTGTATGCGGTCTTGGACATTGCCATCCGCAAATCACTGAGGCCATTCAGCAGCAAGCAGCTACTTTAGTCCATACCAGCAACTTATTCGGCATAGAGTGGCAAGAGCGTGCTGGCGCATCACTTTGTACTGCCGCTGGCATGGATAGCGTATTTTTTGCCAATAGCGGCGCCGAGGCCAATGAAGCGGCACTAAAAATGGCACGCTTATATGCCTACCAACAAGGCTTTAAGCGCCCTAAAGTCATTGTCATGGAGCAGTCCTTTCATGGTCGCACGCTATTATCAGTATCAGCGACTGCCAACCCTAAAGCACGCGAGGGTTTCTTTACGTTAGATGATGATTTTATTCGTGTGCCTTTTGGTGATATTGCAGCCGTTAAGCAAGCTGCCGCCGATCACGATGATATCTGTGCGCTGTTTGTAGAGCCTATTCAGGGTGAAGGTGGACTGAATACAGCGATCAATGGCTTTGCCTATTTGGAAGAGCTACAAGCTGAATGTGACGCGCATAACTGGCTATTTATGCTCGACGAAGTGCAAACTGGCAATGGTCGCACAGGGAAATATTTCGCTTATCAGCACAGCAACGCCCGTCCCGATGTCTTAACGACTGCAAAAGGCCTTGGTAATGGCTTCCCTGTAGGCGCCTGTATGGTACGTGGCCGCGCCAATGGTTTGTTTGGTGCCGGCAGCCACGGCTCTACTTATGGCGGTACGCCACTTGCAAGCCGCGTAGTACATAGTGTTTATGATGTATTGGCTAACAGCGATATCATGAGCAATGCTGTCACTGAGGGGCAGTTCATCCGTGATAGCATAACAGACAAACTGCAAGCGCATGGGGTCAGTAGTCGCGGAGCGGGGATGATGATAGGTATCGCCCTACCTGAGTCTATCGACTGCAGTAAGTTGGTGGACCGTGCACGCGATGAGCAAAATCTCATCATTAACGTCACTGGCGGACATGTTGTGCGCTTACTGCCGCCATTAAATATGAAGCGTAACGAAAGTGAGCAAGTCGTCGAACGATTATTAAACTTATTAAATCCCTTGTTTTAG
- a CDS encoding DNA gyrase inhibitor YacG: MTEPTPNSAPKTYPCPNCGTLTAWQDNKYKPFCSDRCKLIDLGAWANEEYSVPAETTPFSDEL, from the coding sequence ATGACAGAACCTACTCCCAATTCCGCACCCAAAACCTACCCATGCCCAAACTGTGGCACTCTCACTGCGTGGCAGGATAATAAATATAAGCCGTTTTGTAGTGATCGCTGCAAACTGATTGACTTAGGTGCTTGGGCAAATGAAGAATACAGTGTCCCTGCTGAGACAACACCGTTTTCTGACGAGTTGTAA
- a CDS encoding DUF938 domain-containing protein has product MNQTELFSHNQKRAFQHKKLSAPRNFSIPKIIQSDNKLPLVLEIGAGKGKHALSFAAENPDKHLIAIERTRNKFEAFTKLFNQQSLDNLTPIHADAIAWTVYAIPPSSLASIYILYPNPEQHNPNQQWLNMPFFEFLLSRLQTGGKIVLTTNIEAYMDNAEQQTSSLWQLPHERQVVAAESQRTHFEVKYLARGERCWQLTMTKPQGYRTRFDSWHAPAVDKDIK; this is encoded by the coding sequence ATGAACCAAACAGAACTCTTCTCACATAATCAAAAAAGAGCTTTTCAGCATAAAAAACTCTCAGCACCACGTAATTTTAGCATTCCAAAAATTATTCAAAGTGATAATAAACTACCATTGGTACTTGAGATTGGTGCAGGGAAGGGCAAGCATGCCCTAAGCTTTGCCGCAGAAAACCCTGACAAGCATCTAATTGCTATTGAGCGTACACGCAATAAGTTCGAAGCTTTTACCAAGCTATTTAACCAACAGTCGCTTGATAATTTGACTCCTATCCATGCAGATGCGATCGCATGGACGGTATACGCCATCCCTCCTAGCAGTCTCGCCAGCATATATATCTTATATCCCAACCCTGAGCAGCATAACCCTAATCAGCAATGGTTAAACATGCCGTTTTTTGAGTTTTTATTATCACGCTTGCAAACAGGAGGGAAGATTGTATTGACCACTAATATCGAGGCTTATATGGACAATGCAGAGCAGCAAACTTCGAGTCTTTGGCAGCTACCACATGAGCGGCAAGTAGTAGCAGCGGAGAGTCAACGTACTCATTTTGAAGTGAAGTATCTGGCTCGTGGAGAACGCTGTTGGCAGCTAACCATGACAAAACCACAAGGCTATAGAACCAGATTTGATAGTTGGCATGCGCCTGCTGTTGATAAAGATATTAAATAA
- a CDS encoding ABC1 kinase family protein has translation MAQNTSKPSNDKQSIDNLKTSGFERRLSIAKTSLNIGRRWAGNSMSGIFLDKDTRSKRNQEFMEAQANYVVEELGKLKGSVVKIGQMLALYGEHVLPPEITRALQALNDDTATLSWPKIEQTLRRTLREKLDELEVDPIPIGTASLAQVHRATVIATGEEVVLKIQYPGVAEAIDSDLALFKRLLKVSNMVPQTRALDTWFEEIRDLLHHEVDYDAEANTTERFYERLIDDPRYIVPKVNRQYSSKRLLCMTYEPGVSVTSEALQLLPHERQNAIGQAAIEIMMREIFVWGEMQTDPNFGNYLVRISENENEIDKLVLLDFGAIRQFDDGLLTIAHNLLRAGYHHDHQAMMKSMTGYEFFDTMSDKVRSDIASLFLLATEPFSHPDSNPDIPADCLDSQNRYIWANSKLHSRISASATKAVQSFEFNLPPKEFMFISRKFIGAYTFLTVVNAHTDSEKLVKPFL, from the coding sequence ATGGCACAAAATACATCTAAACCTTCTAATGATAAGCAGTCAATTGACAACCTAAAAACTTCTGGGTTTGAGCGTCGACTGTCAATCGCTAAGACATCTCTCAATATCGGCCGACGTTGGGCGGGTAACAGTATGTCTGGCATATTCTTAGATAAAGACACTCGCTCAAAGCGCAACCAAGAGTTTATGGAGGCGCAGGCAAATTATGTCGTAGAAGAGCTTGGTAAGTTAAAAGGCTCAGTGGTAAAGATTGGCCAAATGCTGGCACTATATGGTGAGCATGTATTGCCACCTGAAATCACTCGTGCACTACAAGCACTCAACGATGACACTGCCACTCTCAGCTGGCCAAAAATCGAACAGACGTTGCGCCGCACTCTGAGAGAAAAACTCGATGAGCTTGAAGTCGATCCTATACCTATTGGTACCGCCTCCCTCGCCCAAGTGCATCGTGCAACTGTCATTGCTACTGGTGAAGAAGTCGTATTAAAAATTCAATATCCGGGCGTTGCAGAAGCTATCGACTCCGATCTTGCCTTATTTAAACGCTTACTTAAGGTAAGCAATATGGTGCCGCAAACACGTGCGCTGGATACTTGGTTCGAAGAAATCCGCGACCTACTCCACCACGAAGTTGATTATGATGCAGAAGCAAATACGACTGAACGCTTTTATGAGCGCTTGATAGATGATCCACGTTATATCGTGCCAAAAGTCAATCGTCAGTACTCAAGTAAGCGCTTGCTATGCATGACCTATGAGCCTGGTGTCTCTGTCACCTCCGAAGCACTTCAGCTATTACCGCATGAACGTCAAAATGCTATTGGTCAAGCGGCAATCGAGATCATGATGCGAGAGATTTTTGTCTGGGGTGAGATGCAGACTGACCCAAACTTTGGAAATTACTTGGTGCGCATTAGCGAGAATGAAAATGAGATAGATAAACTGGTATTGTTAGATTTTGGTGCTATTCGTCAGTTTGATGATGGTCTTCTAACAATTGCACATAACCTCCTACGTGCAGGCTATCATCATGATCATCAAGCAATGATGAAAAGTATGACGGGTTATGAATTTTTCGATACGATGAGTGACAAAGTGCGCTCTGATATTGCCTCTTTGTTCTTACTTGCTACCGAGCCATTTAGTCATCCTGACTCAAATCCAGACATTCCAGCAGACTGCTTGGATTCACAAAACCGTTATATCTGGGCAAACAGTAAACTACATTCTCGTATATCGGCAAGTGCTACCAAAGCAGTGCAGTCTTTTGAATTTAATTTGCCTCCGAAAGAGTTTATGTTTATTAGCCGTAAGTTTATCGGTGCTTACACATTCTTAACGGTAGTGAATGCTCATACTGACTCTGAAAAACTAGTAAAGCCTTTTTTATGA
- the purD gene encoding phosphoribosylamine--glycine ligase — protein sequence MNILVIGSGGREHALAWQCAKDDSVKNVYVAPGNAGTALEPKCQNVILQDTNGEHSAVIEFCQNNAIDMVIVGPEAPLVTGIIDACRAAGIKAWGPTAYCAQLEGSKTFAKEFMAEHNIPTSAYQGFTDATSAKAYIDEQGAPIVIKADGLAAGKGVIVAETIEQAHAAIDDMLADNKFGDAGSRVVIEQFLEGEEASFICMIDGNNILPMATSQDHKRAYEGDTGPNTGGMGAYSPAPVVTQDVHDKVMTQVIQPVVNAMNAAGHPYTGFLYAGLMIDKAGDPYVIEFNCRFGDPETQPILMRLQSSMVELVAKGLAGELPSQADWDARPALGIVMASKGYPETSSKGDVITGLPELDPHDTSAVKVFHAGTAFTHDSFDADTSTSHPKEVVTDGGRVLCVTALADSILGAQQAALAVTAAISFDGAQYRRDIGHHAIARKDS from the coding sequence ATGAATATTTTGGTGATTGGCTCAGGTGGTCGCGAACACGCGCTGGCATGGCAGTGTGCTAAAGATGATTCTGTAAAAAATGTCTACGTCGCGCCTGGTAATGCTGGCACTGCCCTTGAACCTAAATGCCAGAATGTTATCTTGCAAGATACCAATGGTGAGCACAGCGCTGTCATCGAGTTTTGCCAAAACAATGCCATTGACATGGTCATCGTCGGTCCTGAGGCGCCATTGGTCACTGGTATCATCGATGCTTGCCGTGCTGCTGGTATCAAAGCATGGGGGCCAACAGCGTATTGCGCACAACTCGAAGGCTCTAAGACTTTTGCCAAAGAATTCATGGCAGAGCATAATATCCCAACGTCTGCCTATCAAGGATTCACAGACGCTACAAGCGCCAAAGCTTATATTGACGAGCAAGGCGCACCTATCGTTATCAAAGCTGATGGACTGGCAGCAGGGAAAGGCGTGATCGTTGCTGAGACCATTGAACAAGCACATGCAGCAATCGATGACATGCTTGCAGACAATAAATTCGGTGATGCTGGTAGCCGTGTGGTCATTGAGCAATTCTTAGAAGGCGAAGAAGCCAGCTTTATTTGCATGATTGATGGCAATAACATCTTACCCATGGCGACCAGCCAAGATCATAAACGTGCTTATGAAGGCGATACAGGCCCGAACACTGGCGGTATGGGCGCTTATTCTCCTGCACCAGTGGTCACTCAAGACGTTCATGATAAAGTGATGACACAAGTGATTCAGCCAGTTGTCAATGCGATGAATGCGGCAGGTCACCCTTACACTGGGTTTTTATATGCAGGCTTGATGATTGATAAAGCAGGCGACCCTTACGTGATTGAGTTTAACTGCCGTTTTGGCGACCCAGAGACGCAGCCTATTTTGATGCGCTTGCAATCGTCGATGGTCGAGTTGGTTGCTAAAGGTCTCGCAGGCGAGCTGCCAAGTCAAGCAGACTGGGATGCGCGCCCTGCCCTTGGTATCGTCATGGCGTCGAAAGGCTATCCCGAAACCTCCTCTAAAGGTGATGTCATTACTGGTCTGCCAGAGTTAGATCCTCATGACACTTCAGCAGTCAAGGTCTTTCATGCAGGTACTGCGTTTACTCATGATAGTTTTGACGCGGATACCAGCACCAGCCATCCTAAAGAAGTCGTCACCGATGGTGGGCGCGTGCTTTGCGTCACTGCCCTTGCGGATAGTATCTTGGGTGCACAACAAGCGGCTTTAGCGGTTACTGCTGCGATTAGTTTTGATGGAGCACAGTATCGCCGCGACATCGGGCACCACGCGATTGCTCGTAAAGACTCTTAA